GGAACAACCCGGACGAGACACCAAGTCCGCAGACCACCGGGATTCTGATGGGCATCCCATCCCCTATTCCAATGACGGTGTGATGGACGACCGTAGCAGGGCAGCCCCGAAAGAAGGTACTCGAGGAACAGAAAATGGCGTGTCTGGAAAACCCAACGGCAACGCCTATACCACGGACAAATCTCCGGATAGTCCGAAGGAGGCGCCTCCACTACCCCACAGTGAAGAACAGAAGCTCCCCACGACGGGAGACGATAGTGGCACAAAGGACACAAAGGGCTCTAGCACCGACTCGACTCTGGGTGTTCTCGAGGTACTGTTCCCAATCCGCGCGCAAAATGACCTCAAAACTAACTGGTTCCGATTTTACAGAAACCCGCAGATTTACCGAATAAACCGCACGATATTCCGCTTCCCAAATCACCTACTACTAGCAAAGATAGTCCGGTCGGCCTCGATAAAGAAAGCCTCTCGGCGAGCGTTGGTGATGGACTTCCAGAGGGGGAGAGCGACGCATTCCATTCActcctcttttcttttaccATGATCATTGTCTCGGAGATCGGTGACAAGACATTTCTTGTGGCCGCTCTTATGGCGATGAGACATCCGCGACTTCTAGTTTTCTCTGCAGCATTCTCTGCGCTGATTGCCATGACCGTTCTGTCCGCCGTTCTTGGACACGCTGTTCCCTCGTTGATCCCCAAGACCTACACAAAGTTTCTGGCAGCGGTGTTGTTCTTCATTTTCGGTGCAAAGATGCTGAAAGAAGGCCGAGAAATGTCACCTGACGAAGGAGTGGGCGAGGAGATGAGGGAAGTCGAAATGGAGTTGGAAGAGAAAGAACACGAGCAACTACGAGTGAATCGCCGACGTTCCTCTGTAACGCCTCATGTGTTAGAGTCTGGACGCCTGGGCCGTAAACCCCGCTCATCCGCGAACCGTCTTCCCTCACCGCCGGAGAGTCtatcgtcctcttcttctcgcgaATCGTCACCTAGCCCTAGTCGACGTTGGAATGACCTTCTCTTGGGCATGAACAACTtgttctctcttcttctcagcccCGCATGGGTGCAAACATTTGTCATGACCTTC
The nucleotide sequence above comes from Aspergillus puulaauensis MK2 DNA, chromosome 3, nearly complete sequence. Encoded proteins:
- a CDS encoding TMEM165/GDT1 family protein (BUSCO:EOG092646CB;~COG:S;~EggNog:ENOG410PJC6;~InterPro:IPR001727;~PFAM:PF01169;~SECRETED:SignalP(1-22);~TransMembrane:6 (n3-14c22/23o255-278i285-305o317-334i421-446o466-487i499-517o)) encodes the protein MKLGISSPAILLLLPVITAALADPTSNNENIKEYAAVERVSSGSNVVVPDLDELNPKASPKGTQDAPVDGRDGKPHAGPWVETNAERDRKKSGTVPSVEEQPGRDTKSADHRDSDGHPIPYSNDGVMDDRSRAAPKEGTRGTENGVSGKPNGNAYTTDKSPDSPKEAPPLPHSEEQKLPTTGDDSGTKDTKGSSTDSTLGVLEKPADLPNKPHDIPLPKSPTTSKDSPVGLDKESLSASVGDGLPEGESDAFHSLLFSFTMIIVSEIGDKTFLVAALMAMRHPRLLVFSAAFSALIAMTVLSAVLGHAVPSLIPKTYTKFLAAVLFFIFGAKMLKEGREMSPDEGVGEEMREVEMELEEKEHEQLRVNRRRSSVTPHVLESGRLGRKPRSSANRLPSPPESLSSSSSRESSPSPSRRWNDLLLGMNNLFSLLLSPAWVQTFVMTFLGEWGDRSQIATIAMAAGQDYGFVTVGAIAGHGICTAAAVIGGSAIAGKVSLRVVTLGGAVAFLVFGAIYLLEAFFEG